Part of the Elusimicrobiota bacterium genome is shown below.
GGGAATCAAGGTGCCGTCGGGGCCCGTGAGAGTCAGGTAATGCACGTCTTCGAGCGTTTTTCGGAATTTTTCCTGGTCCCGGGCGATGATTTCGATTTCGGCGTTTTCCGTGTAAAAATACGTCGGGCGCAAGCCGCGGATCCGTGCGTGAAGATCTTCGGACACGTCTTTAATGGTTAATCCAAAAAGCGCCGCCCGCTCTTTGTCCACTTTGATTTGGACTTCCGGCTGGCCGGGTTTGTAGCGCAGTTTAATGTCCGTCAGGCCACGAACGCCCTGGAGCTTTTGCGCAATCCCCGAGGCCATGTCCCGAAGCGTGGTGTATTCCGGGCCGAAGGCGTCAATGAGGAATTCTTTCGAACTTTCCGGTTCCGAGAAGTAGACGAAACTATCGAATTGTTGGCCGATGTCCGCCACTTTCGGCCGGAGGTCCGTGATGATGTCCTGAATGGACCGGGAACGCTCCGCCCGCGGTCGAAGCGTGACATACACTTTGGACGACCATCCCTCCACCCGCGCCGCGGCGGTTTTGACCACCCCCGCAATTTCCGGCGTGTCGGAAAGAACTTTCTCCACTTCGCGCACGACTTGGTCGGAGATGTCCAATTTGGCTCCCGCGGGGAGCTCGATAAAAATGATGAATTCGTTTTGCTCCGTGGTTCCCATAAAATCTTTTTCGAGAACGAAGAGATACATCATCAGGGCTCCGGCCGTGGCAAGGGCCATGACGATGGAAATAATCTTTTGATGGCGGAGGCTCCAGCCGCACCAATGAACGTAGGTCCGCCGCGGCTGGGCGCGCAGTTTAAGCATTTCCAGGTGCACGGCCGGCCAAAGACGCTCGAACCAGAGAGATTGGAGCCGGGCCCACCGGCCCAAAGGCGGATTCCCCGGCGCCTTCGGGACGGGTTCGCCGGTCGGGAAAAACCGATTGTTCAAACGGAAGAAAAAGGCGGCGGTCCGATGGAAGAAGGCCGGGCAATCCGTCCAGAACCGGCGGAGTTTCTCTTGGGTTTCCGGAGCAAGGAACCCATGATGTTTGGGTAAAACAATCCGAGAGGCCAACAAGGGAATCAGCGTGACGGCCACCAGCAGCGACGCCGCCATTGAAAAAGCGATGGTGTAAGCCAATCCGGAATACAATATTTTTACTTGTTTGTTGATGAACACAATGGGGAGGAAGACGACGATCGTGGTGAGCGTTCCTCCCACCAAGGAAATGAAAAGTTCTTCGGTGGCTTTGATGGAATCTTCTTCCAGGTTGCGGGTTCCGTGCAAGGCGGCTTCGCGTTTCTTGTCCAGGATGTTTTCCAAAACGACCGTCGCGCTGTCCACCACGATGCCGATGCCCAACGCCAACGCCGACAAAGTCATCACGTTGAGCGAGAGGCCGGTGATCCACATGAACGCCAGCGTGATCAGCGCGGCGATGGGGGCGGACAGAAAAACCAGTAACGTGTGACGCCATTCTTTTAGGAAGTACCAGATCACGAGCAACGTGAGCAACATGCCGAAGGTCAGGTTGCCGGTGACGTTCTCCATGGCTTCCCGGATGAAAACGGACTGATCCGTGACGACTTGCAACTGGATGTCGGATCCCAACACATTGTCGCGAACGCGGTTGGCCACTTTCAAAACCCGTTCCGCCACCCGGATCGTGTTGGAATTGTTTTCCTTTTGCACATAAATCGAGACCGTCGGCTTTTTGTTCAATCGCGCGTAGCTTTGAGCCTCCAGATAGAAGTCTTTGACGTCGGCCACGTCTTCCAGTCGAATGGTGGAGCCCTGGGGGCTTCGAAGGATGACCAGTTTTCGAAGATCGTCCATGGTTTGGTATTGGCCCATGGTTCGGATAAAAAAGGAGCTTCGATCGTCCTCCCGTTTGCCCGTGAGGAGGTTGACGTTGTTTTTCCCGATCGTGTCAATGACCTGGCGGATGGAAAGGCGGTAGGCCTCCAAGCGCGATTGATCGAATTCGACCAGGATTTTCCGTTCCCGTCCGCCGCCCACTTCCACGTTGGCGACGCCGCTCACCCGCATCAATTGCGGTTTGATGTTGTTGTCGACCAATTCCCGCAGACGTTCGGGGCTGTATTTGTCGCTGGTCAACGCCAAAATAATAACGGGATAATCGTTTTCGGAATAGTGAGCGACGATGGGTTTTTCGATGTCTTTGGGCAGTTTGTTCTTGATTTTGGCCAGGCGCTCTTGAACTTCCAGGGCGGCGAAGCTCAGATCCGTGCCCGGTTCGTACGTCAGCGTGACCGTGGAACGGTCTTTCCGGGAAACCGACAAAAGATTCCGCAAATGCTGAACGCTGGAAACGGCGTCTTCGGTGATTTTGGTCACGAGGGTTTCAATGTCTTCGGGGGGCAACCCGCCGCGCACCCCGATGTAGATGGTCAGGGTGCCCGCGGTGGCGTTGGGCATGAGATCGACGGGAAGTTGGATCCAGGCAAAAACGCCCATCAAACAAACGCCGACAAAAAACATCAGCGTGGCGACCGGCCGTCGCACCGCGAAGCGCGGCAAACTCATGGAATCAGGGCTGGGCCGGCGGGGGTTCCGCGGCCGAGAGGGCGGCGTTTTCGGCGTCGGCGCGTCGCCGACGCCAATCTTCGATGAAGTAATAAATCAGCGGCAACACGAACAAGCTGAGCAAGACCGAAATCCCCAAGCCGCCGAAGGTCACCACGGCCATCGGGGAGGCCAACTCCGACCCTTCGGAAAGGCCCAAGGCCAACGGGAAGACGGCCAGCACCGTCGTCAGGGAAGACATTAAAACGGGGCGCAGACGCGTCGTACAACCGTCCACCACCGCGTCCCACAGGGTCGACCCTTCCCGACGTTTTTGATTCATAAAATCGATGAGAATAATCCCGTAGTTGACCACGCTGCCGACCAACAAAATCATGCCCAAAATGACCGGGGCGCTGATGGGGGTGCGTGTAAAAAACAAGCTCAAGGCCACGCCAACCACGGAAAAAGGCACCGTAATCATGATTATGAACGGGTTGCCGAAGGATTCAAATTCGGCGGCCATGATCATGTAGACCAGCAGGGTGGCGAAGACCATGGCCACCGCCAAGCCGCCAAACGATTCTTTAATGCGCTGGCTTTCACCGGACAGCACCACCTGGTAATCGGACAAGTTGTGATATTTTTCCAACAACGCCGTCACGTCTTGGATGACGTCGTTGGTCGATCTTTTCGCGACGTTGGCGGAAACGACGATGGATCGCTGCTGGTCCAGATGTTTTATTTCGCTGGGACCGCGGGCCGACACCAACGAGGCGATTTCACTGAGGGGAACCATGACGTTGCCGGGCGCCAGAACGGTGAGACGGCCGATGGAATCAATGTCGGCGCGGTCCTCGGGGCGCAGCCGAACGCGAACGTCGACTTCTTGGCCGGCTTCTTTGTAGGTGGTGGCGACGAACCCTTTGATCCCGATCAAAGCCGTCCGGGCGATCTCGGCCGTGTTGAGGTGGTAGGAGGCCGCTCGCAATTTGTCAATTTCAACGCGGGTCTCGGACGACGGCAAAGCCAAGCTCGTCTTGGCCCCGAACACGCCGGGGACCGCGGCCACTTCGCGCAAAATATCGTCGGCAATTTTGCGCAGGGTCGTCATGTCGGGCCCCTTGCATTCGATCACGATGGGGGCCGCCGTTTCAAAAGCGGACGCCAACAGGCTGTCCTGGAGGACGTATTGCACTTCGGCGCCCTGCAGATCCTGCTTCTCGAGAACGCCTTTGAGCGAGTCGATGTAGTCCTCGGTGGCCACCCGGCGGCGGTCCAGGTTGACGATCGATTGCGATTGGTGATCGCCCAAGGCATCGACGGCCTCCACGTTGTTCGATCCCACGCTCACCGTGACTTCCCGAAATCCCGAAAGGGATTTCATGACCGCCTCGACTTTTTCCGTCACTTCGTTTGTGATTTCCAGTCGGGTGCCCACCGGCATTTGGATTTTGAGAATGAACTGACCTTGGTCCACTTTGGGCATGAACACGCGGTCCTGAAATCCCAGCAATCCAAGGCTCAAGAGCGCGCCCACCGTTATGCCCGCCACCGTTTTGCTCGGATTCCGCAAAACCCATTCCAGCAATGTCCTGTAGCGGTCCATCAGCCGATGGTAGGCTTCGTCCGAAAATCCGCTGAGGAACCAACGAACGGCTTTCTGAATTCCCGCGGGCAAACGATCGACGAACGGTTTCTTTGCGGTCTCCGGCGTTTCGGGATCTCCCCCCTCCGGCAACGGAGCCCCGGAGGATCGGATTCCCAGAAGCGTTTTGATGAAAGCAAAGGAAACCGGGTGGGCCGTCAGCAAGGGGACCAGGGTGATGGAAATAAACACCGAGGCAAAGGAGGCGCACGTCACGATAAAAAACATGTCGCGAAAGACCAATTGAGCCACGCCTTTGGCAAAGAGCAACGGCAAAAGAACCGCCACGTTGGTCAAGGAGGACGTGACCATGGACGGGGCGACCTCGTCGGTTCCATCGATGGCGGCGTCGATGCGTCCCTTGCCCAGTTCCAATTGGTGGCGAGCGATGTTTTCAGCAACGACGATGGAGTTGTCGACCATGTTTCCGATGCCCAGCCCCAAACCGGCCAGGGAAAGCATGTTGATGGAAATCTTTTTGAAAAACATCCCCGTGAAGGTGATCAGGGTGGAAGCCGGAATGGCCAAGGCGACGATGGCCGCCACCGACCAGCTTTTGAGGAAAAAATACAACACGAAAAAAGCCAAAATGCCGCCGACAATGCCGTCCGTGGCCACGCCGCTGATGGCGTCTTCGATGAACCGGGATTCATCGTAAACCAATTCGACGTCGACGCCTTTCGGCTTGAGAATCGTCCGCAATTCCTCCGTGGCGATGCGCACGCGCTGGGCCGTCGTCAACGCGTTGGCGTCGGCTTGTTTTTGAATGGTGATCGAAATGTTTTCGTGCCCGTTGTAGCGGGAAAAGCTGGTGCGTTCCTTGAACGTGTCTTGCACCGACGACAAATCGCTCAGGTAGCTCAATCGGGCTTCCCGGGGATGGTTTTCACGATCGCGGCTGTTGCCGTAGCGATCCCGGTCTTCTTCCTCCTGGGGTCGTTCCACCTTAATGACCGTGCGGCCGATTTCCGAAATGTTCTTAAATTCCCCCATGGTCCGTACGAGGTATTCGTAGAATTTGCCTTGCACCGTTCCGGCGGGGTAGTTTAAATTGGCGTCCTTCAACGAATCCACGATGGACGCGAGGGAGATTCCCTGGGCTTCCATGCGCGGCCGGTCCACTTCCACCAGGATTTCCCTTTCTTGACCGCCGGAAATGGAGGCGGACGCCACCCCGGTGACTTTTTCCAATCGTTGTTTAATGACCTGCTTGGCGATTTCCGTCAATCGCGGGATCGGGAGGGACCCGCTGATGGAGTAAATCATCATCGGTTGGGCGAAGGGGTTGATGCGGTTGATGATGGGTTCTTCGGCTTCGCTCGGGAGGCGGTCTTTGATTTGGTCGATTTTTTCCCGGGCCGTCAAATGGGAGAATCCCATGTCGGTGCCCCAGTCGAATTCGAGCGTGACCAGGGAGACGCCCTCCTTGGAGAGCGACCGAACGCGTTTCAGGTTCGGAACGGTTCCGACGGATTCCTCAATGACCTTGGTGATCAGGTTTTCGATTTCTTCGGGGGCCGCGTTGCCGTAGCGGGTGATGACCAGGAGTTGCGGAAAGGAGATGGACGGAAACAGCTCGCGGGCCGTGAAGAACCACGAAATCACGCCCATGAGCGCGACGCCCATGTAGAACATCGTCCCGGTGACGGGACGACGGGCGACGAAACCGGCCATCGTCATGCGCGATCTCCTCTCCCGCGGGTCGGCGGCGGACTAACGAAATTCCGGAATGGACTCCAACGGCATGCCCACGGCGCGTTCCAAGCCGGCCAGGGACACTTGATAGAAGGACAACGCTTCCTGGTGGCTCGCAACGGCGTCCCCGTAGGCGCTTTCGGCCGCCAGCGACTGGGCGGGCTCAATCAGGTTCATGCGTTCTTTTTGACGGGCGATGTCCAATTCCTTCTCGCGGTAATCCAATTCCGCTTCCGCGCCTTTGATTTGAATCTTGCCTTTTTGGATGTTGTAGTAGGCCTCCCGAACGTCGATTTCCACGTTTCGGCGGGCCTGGTTTCGGTCGTTAAAGGCTTTTTGACGCTCGATCTTCGCTTGGAGGTAATCGCTTCCGGTGCGCAGGGCGTCCCAAAGACCGACACTGGCGGTGTTGGCGGCGATGTTCGTGGCGGTCGTTTCACCAAAATCGGGAACGGTGTGTTCCCGCGTGCGGGCGCCTTTCACCGTGCTGCCGCCGAAATAAAGGCTTCCTTGAATGCCGGCGTTCCAGCTGTAGCGCATTTCAAGGGGTTGGTCCTCGAACGCGCCCCCCGCGCGGCCGGAGAAAAACGTGCCATCCACCATCAGGAGTTTTTTGGACAAGGCCGATCGCGCGGCGAAATGCTGGGCCGCCGCGGTATACTCGGAAATGAGCAGTTCGGGTCGATGCGACAGTCCCAGTTGGATGAGGGACTCGGGCGGAACGCTCAATTCCAAGAGCGTGCGGGAATCTTTCGATTCTTTGGGTTCCGGAACCACCTCGGGGAGCGGGTCGCTCGTGTTCAAGAGGGCGCTCAATTTCAGCCGGGTGATTTCCAGCTCCTTCTCGTCGGAAAGAAGCCGGTAATAGGACTGGCTGTAGAGCGATTCGGCCCCCAGGGCGTCGGCTTGAGTGATCAACCCCAATTGTTTCTTCTTTCGGGACACTTCAATGATTTTTTCCGTTCGCTGATTGAGCTCGCGGCGCACCCGGAGCGAACGCTGGGCCTTGATCATATTGAAGTAGGCCCGTCGAATTTCGAAGGTGATGTCGCTCTTCGTTTTCGCCACGTTTTGTTGCGCCACGCGCTTTTGGTAGGTGGCTTGTCGAAGCGCGTAAACATTTTGACCGCTGTGGAAAAGGGGCATGCCCAATTCCAGTCCCAATTCTTTTCGCTTAAAGCCGACGTCGTCGTCGGGTTTGGTGGGATCTTGAACCATTTGGCCCGTCGAGAACGTGTATTTCCCCGTCACCGAAGGGAGCAGGTTGCGCATGGATTCAATGTGCCGCGCGGTGGCAAGCTTCAGTTCGTCTTGGGCGATCCGTAAGGGAGCGTGGTTGGCCAATCCCACTTCCATAAAATCCGAGAGGCCGGGATTGGGCGGAAGGGAGCGCAATCCTTTCTGCTTAACGGAAGGCGCGTTGCCGGTCAAAGGTTCGGGCGTCAAACCCGGCGGGGCGTCGGCCGCGGATTCCCCCCGTCGAAGTTCCACGGCCAGAAGCCAGTCTTTTTGGACGATGTTGGAGGTCGCGGCCTCTTTCAGATGAATGGTCACGAATTCCAGCAATTCCGGGTTCCCCCCCGCCAACGGCGTCCGATTGCCTTTGTAGGTGTACCGAATCTCGTCCACCAGGTCGCTGTAGGTTTTCTCGACGGGCGGCTTGCGCGACAGGGTCGGTTCCAGCATAAAGAGAACCACCGCCGACTCTTGCTTTGCCTCGCGGTATTTCAACGACCGAGCCGACTGTAAAATGACTTTCGAAAAGCGTCCCGTCGCCTGGACGGTCACCGATTCCAACGTGTTTTCCTGGCTGGGCTCATCGGCCCGAAGGCACGGGGTCGCCATGAATAGCGCGATCGTGAGTTTCGCCGCTTGGTGAATTTTCATTGTCCGCGAACCTCCTGCATGGTTTTAACCAGCGCTTGCTTCGCGCGCACGAAATCCGGGTCGACGCGCAGGGCCTCCTGCCATTTCTGGATCGCTTGGTTTTTCATTCCCTGGGCGTAGGCCGTCAAACCCTCTTTGTAGAGAAGGTCCAATTGTTCCTTTTGGCGCGTTTTCGTCTCCTTGAGCAACGCGTCGGCTTTGGAATCGGTCGGGTTGCGCGCCAAATACCGCTCCAGGGCTTCGATGGCTTCAACGAATCGGCTCTCCTTCAAATAGCTCACGGCGCGAACAAAATCGTCGGGCGCCCGGGGCCCTCCGGTGAACCCTCCCGGGGTGGGCCCGCTGCCGCCGGAGCGAATGCGGTCCATGTAATCCCGGGCCAGGGTGTTCGACGGGTCCAAACGCAGGACCTGATCCCAGAGCCGGACCGATTCCTTGAAATTACTGGAGGAGTAGGCATCGATGGCTTGGACTTGGAGGTTTTGAATTTGCTCCATTCGTTGGGCCTGCACCTCCTCTTCGGCCGACTTCAACGCCTTTTTGACGCCTTCTTTGGCCGCTTCGTTGTTGGGTTCCAGCGTCAAAATCTCTTCCCAGTTGGCTTTGGCTTCCGCGTAACGAGCGTCTTTGTAATTCGTTTTGGCCATTTCCGTTAAAACGCGCAGCCGCTCGTGGCGTTGCTCGTCGGCCAGATTGTGCTTGGCTTTTTCAACTTTGGCCACGAGATCCAGCCGGTCGGGATTAAAATCCAAAATGCGTTGCCAGTTGTCGGCGGCCTTGAACCAATCGCCATCCATATACGCCAAAACGCCCGTGGCGTAGTGGTAGTCGGAACTGTCCGGGCGGGCCTTGGCCATGGCCTTTTCGGCTTTGGATCGCAGTTTGACCTTGAGTTCCAGGGCGTCCGGGTGGTCCGGCACGCGGGAAAGGACGTCCCGAAGGCGTTCGTAGGCGTCAACCAGGTTCCCCTCCTTCAACCGATCCTCAACGTAGAAGATATTCCGCCGTTCCTGCTCTTTGACCTTTTGAAGCTGAGCGGCACGTTGACGCCGGGCGTTTTTGAGGCCCTTTTGGGCCGAACTGTTTTTGGGGTCCTGGGCGAGAACTTTTTCAAAGAGGTGAACGGAATCTTCGTAGCGCTCGTCGAAATACGCCTCGAGGGCGTCCTGCATCATTTCGACGGGGGAGGCGGCGGCGTTCAATTTCACGCCGCTCCAAGGCCCCGCGGTCAATGCCGCCAGGACGATCCAACGGAAATTAGACAAGGTGCGACACATGGTTGATCGATTCCGCCTTCCCGGAGATTCTCGCGGGTCGTTGAAGATCACAGAGACCCGCCGCCGATCTTCCGGCCACGGGTCCGCGGGACAGTCCTTAACAAGAATGTAACAACGGTTAAGTTTCCCTCATAAACCGTCTTTTGTCAACCCGCCGGATTTTACGGTTGCTTGGGGGCGTCCCGGCGCTGGGTCAGCCGTTCCACCAACCGTTTGGCTTCCAGGTTCTCGGAGTCCAGCTCCAAGGATTTTTGGGCCAGGAGGAGGGACTTCTCCAAATCCCCCGCCAGGAAGGAATCCAAGGCGTCCCGATAGATGCGTTGGGATTCCAACCGGTCTTTTTCATGTTGGCGGTCTTCCACGGAGGCATAAATCTTTCGAATGTCCGGATTGTCCGGGTCGTAGTGGAGGGCGCGCTTCAGTTGCGCACGGGCCTTCGGGAAATCGCCTTCCTGGGCGGCTTTCAGGCCGGCGTTGTAGGATTCTTTGGCGATCAAACTGCGGGAAATCCCCCGGTAGCGAATGGCCTCTTGATCCGTCGTGTCGATGGTCAGGATTTCCTCGAATTTGGACAAAGCGTCCTCGTATTGTTTTTGTTCAAAGAAAAGCATGGCGGCCTGGCGAATCGGGCGAATTCGTTCCAACCGTTGTTGCTCTTCCATGGCCTTGGCCTGCTTCTCCAGGAGAATTTCCACCCGGGCCAATTGCTCCCGGGCTTCGCTGTGTTCGGGATTGACCACGAGCACGCGTTGCAGGTATTCCTGGGATTGTTTGTAGTCTCCGGCCGCGAAAGAGCGCATGGCCGCTTCGTAAAAACTATCGACAATGCTTTTGAACCGTTCTTCAATGCGGTTCAAATAGGTTTTGGCGCCCATGTGATCGGCTTGCAGGGCCAAGATCGCCTCAAATTCGCGCTTGGCGTGGAGCAGATCATCGATTTGGAACAATTGTTCGCCGCGGGCATAGTGCTCGTCCACCTGGGCCTGAAGTTGCTGGCGCCGGGCCTCGGTTTCCATGGCCTTGAATTCGCTTTCAATGCGTTTGGTGAGCAGTTTAGACGCCCGGTGCCAGGGGGCGACATCCAATATTTGCGTCGCTTGCATGTAGGCGTCCACCAAAAGGCCTTGTCCGTATTTCGCCTCGGCCCGCATGTAGGCCGTTTGAATTTGGTCGGCGACTTTGCCTTCCCGGAAGGCCTTGCCGAATCGCACGCCCAGGCTCACCCGGTGGCTGTCGCCGAAGGGTCCGAAGGGGACGAAGGCGTAGTCCATGTGAAGGCGCTCGTTGCCGAGCCGGACGCCGTAGGTGAGTCCCGAATCCAAATCGTTGGAGCCGCGGTAGCCGACGCGGAAGGCCAAAATGTCCCAAATTCGGTAGTCGGTTCCCATGTTGATGTACAGGCTGCCGTCGGTGGGAAGCACCAGGTCCGTCGCCAACACCAGGTTGTCGCCGAACATGGGGTAGGCAAACCCGAGCTTCAATTGAAGCGGGAAATTGGACTTTTCGCCCCCCATGGAAAGCCCGGTGCCGAGGTTTTGAATGACGAACCCCGTGTTGAGCCCGTGGAACCAGCCGCCCCGGGTTTCATAAAGAAGGCCCAAGTCCGTCATGTAACCCAAGGCGGAGGTTTGGTCCAAGGTTTTGCGAAGAATTTTCAGATTGGCGCCGACCCGCATGCCCCGGAACCAGACCAACTGTTCCATGGATTTCCCCCACCCGAAAGTCAGCATCGTGTCGGAGGCCTGGACGGAGCCCGTCGGGATGTCCGAGGCGTCGAAGCCGGCGATGTCGTTGACCCGAAGGACCGACAGGCCGGCGCCGAACGTTCCTTTGGTTTCCGTCGGTCGCGCGTAATAAAACACGTCTTGGGACACGCCCTGGACGAAATTGTTGTGCATGAAGCCCACTTCGTTCAGGTAAAGGTACCCCAGCCCCGCCGGGTTCCAGTACAGGGACATCACGTCGTCCACGGCGGCGGTGTGCGCTTCGCCCATCGCGACGCCGCGGCCGCCCACGCCGAGTTTCAGGAAATTGGCCGTGCTCGAGCCCGAGGCCTTGGCCCAAAGGGACCCGGTCCCCAACAGGAGGGCGCCGAGGCCCGTTAGGACGTGTCGACGGTTCATCGGATCACCATCAGCTTCCCGATCCGCCGTTGCTGATCGTTTTCAATGACATAGAGGTAGACGTCGCTGGCCACGGGGTCCCCGCTCTCGTTGTTGACCGGATCCCACCGAACAAACCCGGCGCCGGAGTCATCGGTCAGCGTTTTAACCAACCGGCCGTCCAAAGTGAAAACTTTCACCGTCGCGATGCTCGAAAGGCCCGTGAAGGTGATCCCGGCCGGGTCCCGGGACGCTTTGTAAGGCACGGGGAAGGGGTGCGCGTTGGACAAGTCCAAGGACGGCGCCCCGATCAAGGCATACACCGAAAAATGCTGGAGCGGGATGGAAACCGTTTTGGCCACCGTGTCCACTTCTCCTTCGGGCAATTTGATCCAGGCGCCGGATTTCTCGTCCAGCCAGTGAATGGCCAAATCTTTCACCTTGACCGGGAATCTGGCTTCGGTTTCATCCACGATGCCGTTGTCGTTGACGTCGTTGTATAGGAACGTCAGAAGAACTTGGCCGTTGAACGGCGTTTTCATCGCCTGCTGATTCAGGTCGTAAAGTTCGAATTGTTTGATGGACAAAATCTTGCGGTAATCGCCGCCCTTGGTTTTTACGATCGTTTCGACGGCTTTCCTCACGGTTCCGGCCAGGCCCGGCGCCGCGCTGACGGTGCGCGCCGCGGGGTTGTCCGCAATGGCCGCGCCGGCGGGATTCGGCCCGAAGGCCCCGGGTTGGAACGACACGGTGGTGCCGTCTTGGCTTCGGGCAATGTTCACGACCGCGGGGTCCATGGCCGTGTTAAACAACACGTCGTAATTCACGTTCAAACGGTTCCCAGCGAGATCGCGGGTGAAGAAGCCGTCGATGTGAAGGACAAACCGACTGCCTGTGGGCCACTGGTTCCCGGGCAAGGACGGCGTGATCACCGCCGACGTGCCCGTGGGGAGCTCCACCCAAGCCACGGTGTAGGGAATCGTGGTTCCCAGGGGATTCCCCAAATGGTCCTGGGTTTGAACGATGCTCATGGCCTGATCTCCGCCCACGAAATTCATCAATTCGGAAAAAATCACCTGAACGGGGACCGTTGAATTGACGGCTTCGTACCGGGTGGGCGAGGAGGTCCAGACTTCCACGCCGGGGAAATCAAATCCAAGCAGGTCGGGCGGAACCTGGTCCTTCACGTAGTTGTATTGAAATTCGGAAGGCGTGGGGGTCCAGTTGCCGGCTTGGTCCAGAGCGGCCACTTTGAAATAAAAGGTGGATTCAAACACCAAGTCGAAATTGGCCACGTAAGTCGCCATGAAAACCCGATAACTGGCCGAAGAAGACGCCACAAAGAGGCTGGCGGACAAAAATTGAGGTTGCCCGGTGCTTAATTGAGGCATCACCACCGGGTTGCTTGAGAAACTCCAACTCCAACCTTCGATCGGGCTCCGGGGATTGGGTTTTCCCAGGAGGTCGGTTTTGGTCCAGAAAAACTCGGGCTTCTGGTGGCCGGTGGGGAGGCCGGGCAGGATTTCCGTGTGGTCCGGCGTGCCCGTGGCGTCCTGCCCAAATTCGGCCCGGATCGTCCCCGGGTCCGCGGGGGTGGTGTCGATGAAAAGCCGGAAAGGCGACGTGGAGATATAGGTGTTACCCGGATCGCCGAGGTCGGTGAGATCGCCAGCGATGTTGAAGTACCACAAGCCCTCCGTTTGAAAATCGAACATGTTCCATGCGCCGGCGTATAGAGGCGGTGGATTCATGTTTCGTGCGGGGAACCCCGACCCCGATTGTTCACCGTTCCATC
Proteins encoded:
- a CDS encoding efflux RND transporter permease subunit produces the protein MTMAGFVARRPVTGTMFYMGVALMGVISWFFTARELFPSISFPQLLVITRYGNAAPEEIENLITKVIEESVGTVPNLKRVRSLSKEGVSLVTLEFDWGTDMGFSHLTAREKIDQIKDRLPSEAEEPIINRINPFAQPMMIYSISGSLPIPRLTEIAKQVIKQRLEKVTGVASASISGGQEREILVEVDRPRMEAQGISLASIVDSLKDANLNYPAGTVQGKFYEYLVRTMGEFKNISEIGRTVIKVERPQEEEDRDRYGNSRDRENHPREARLSYLSDLSSVQDTFKERTSFSRYNGHENISITIQKQADANALTTAQRVRIATEELRTILKPKGVDVELVYDESRFIEDAISGVATDGIVGGILAFFVLYFFLKSWSVAAIVALAIPASTLITFTGMFFKKISINMLSLAGLGLGIGNMVDNSIVVAENIARHQLELGKGRIDAAIDGTDEVAPSMVTSSLTNVAVLLPLLFAKGVAQLVFRDMFFIVTCASFASVFISITLVPLLTAHPVSFAFIKTLLGIRSSGAPLPEGGDPETPETAKKPFVDRLPAGIQKAVRWFLSGFSDEAYHRLMDRYRTLLEWVLRNPSKTVAGITVGALLSLGLLGFQDRVFMPKVDQGQFILKIQMPVGTRLEITNEVTEKVEAVMKSLSGFREVTVSVGSNNVEAVDALGDHQSQSIVNLDRRRVATEDYIDSLKGVLEKQDLQGAEVQYVLQDSLLASAFETAAPIVIECKGPDMTTLRKIADDILREVAAVPGVFGAKTSLALPSSETRVEIDKLRAASYHLNTAEIARTALIGIKGFVATTYKEAGQEVDVRVRLRPEDRADIDSIGRLTVLAPGNVMVPLSEIASLVSARGPSEIKHLDQQRSIVVSANVAKRSTNDVIQDVTALLEKYHNLSDYQVVLSGESQRIKESFGGLAVAMVFATLLVYMIMAAEFESFGNPFIIMITVPFSVVGVALSLFFTRTPISAPVILGMILLVGSVVNYGIILIDFMNQKRREGSTLWDAVVDGCTTRLRPVLMSSLTTVLAVFPLALGLSEGSELASPMAVVTFGGLGISVLLSLFVLPLIYYFIEDWRRRRADAENAALSAAEPPPAQP
- a CDS encoding TolC family protein, which translates into the protein MKIHQAAKLTIALFMATPCLRADEPSQENTLESVTVQATGRFSKVILQSARSLKYREAKQESAVVLFMLEPTLSRKPPVEKTYSDLVDEIRYTYKGNRTPLAGGNPELLEFVTIHLKEAATSNIVQKDWLLAVELRRGESAADAPPGLTPEPLTGNAPSVKQKGLRSLPPNPGLSDFMEVGLANHAPLRIAQDELKLATARHIESMRNLLPSVTGKYTFSTGQMVQDPTKPDDDVGFKRKELGLELGMPLFHSGQNVYALRQATYQKRVAQQNVAKTKSDITFEIRRAYFNMIKAQRSLRVRRELNQRTEKIIEVSRKKKQLGLITQADALGAESLYSQSYYRLLSDEKELEITRLKLSALLNTSDPLPEVVPEPKESKDSRTLLELSVPPESLIQLGLSHRPELLISEYTAAAQHFAARSALSKKLLMVDGTFFSGRAGGAFEDQPLEMRYSWNAGIQGSLYFGGSTVKGARTREHTVPDFGETTATNIAANTASVGLWDALRTGSDYLQAKIERQKAFNDRNQARRNVEIDVREAYYNIQKGKIQIKGAEAELDYREKELDIARQKERMNLIEPAQSLAAESAYGDAVASHQEALSFYQVSLAGLERAVGMPLESIPEFR
- a CDS encoding efflux RND transporter permease subunit; translation: MSLPRFAVRRPVATLMFFVGVCLMGVFAWIQLPVDLMPNATAGTLTIYIGVRGGLPPEDIETLVTKITEDAVSSVQHLRNLLSVSRKDRSTVTLTYEPGTDLSFAALEVQERLAKIKNKLPKDIEKPIVAHYSENDYPVIILALTSDKYSPERLRELVDNNIKPQLMRVSGVANVEVGGGRERKILVEFDQSRLEAYRLSIRQVIDTIGKNNVNLLTGKREDDRSSFFIRTMGQYQTMDDLRKLVILRSPQGSTIRLEDVADVKDFYLEAQSYARLNKKPTVSIYVQKENNSNTIRVAERVLKVANRVRDNVLGSDIQLQVVTDQSVFIREAMENVTGNLTFGMLLTLLVIWYFLKEWRHTLLVFLSAPIAALITLAFMWITGLSLNVMTLSALALGIGIVVDSATVVLENILDKKREAALHGTRNLEEDSIKATEELFISLVGGTLTTIVVFLPIVFINKQVKILYSGLAYTIAFSMAASLLVAVTLIPLLASRIVLPKHHGFLAPETQEKLRRFWTDCPAFFHRTAAFFFRLNNRFFPTGEPVPKAPGNPPLGRWARLQSLWFERLWPAVHLEMLKLRAQPRRTYVHWCGWSLRHQKIISIVMALATAGALMMYLFVLEKDFMGTTEQNEFIIFIELPAGAKLDISDQVVREVEKVLSDTPEIAGVVKTAAARVEGWSSKVYVTLRPRAERSRSIQDIITDLRPKVADIGQQFDSFVYFSEPESSKEFLIDAFGPEYTTLRDMASGIAQKLQGVRGLTDIKLRYKPGQPEVQIKVDKERAALFGLTIKDVSEDLHARIRGLRPTYFYTENAEIEIIARDQEKFRKTLEDVHYLTLTGPDGTLIPIDQLAEFNFALTPSEVWRKDKQRVIQVSANRDKLPLSTAAKRTLSTMKGLEAPTGYYFQIGGDYVDMVQNEREFRFAFFIMVGLVFIVLASLFESYLQAVMIMATIPMALIGSIPLLWITHTSATMSVYIGVIMLGGIAVSAAIILVEKINQSRAEGTPLLRAVLKSSWLRLSPILNTSLTTIVDLIPMAMSRSESASLWAPLSLTVIGGATMSTFLTLFMIPALYYHIEAFKERFMARVEAAKNETPRSVGAPAISQPE